A stretch of Mariprofundus sp. NF DNA encodes these proteins:
- the metG gene encoding methionine--tRNA ligase, producing MGNYYVTTPIYYVNDEPHLGHIYTTIAADVLARFKRLSGENVFFLTGVDEHGQKVQQAAEARGIEPIELANQVVARYESLWPELSISNDDFIRTSSERHKKGVQAMWRRLENAGAIYKDFYEDWYCVPCESYWTETQLKDAECWESKGCPDCKREVEKIQEESYFFRLSAFQDRLVEHIKANDDFIMPLSRRNEVLSFVEGGLRDLSVSRTTFSWGVPVPGDEKHVIYVWIDALTNYLSGLGFPDQEVPEHWPADVQLIGKDILRFHAVYWCAMLMAADLPLPKRVYAHGWWTVEGEKMSKSKGNALRPADLLAEYDADVIRYFLLREVPFGHDGDFSFTALKQRYNSELANDVGNLLNRSLAMLNKYRDGVLAEVDELTDADRALIADVNGMQVDVAEALDRQAFHLAIERISVVVRHGNRYVEESAPWALAKQGDDKRLNTVLYHLVETLRLVALQLLPFMPTKMGLMLSQIYNREVDIETILYAEQGGWGLLKAGHQCAKPSPIFPRMD from the coding sequence ATGGGAAATTACTACGTTACCACCCCGATCTATTATGTGAATGATGAGCCGCATCTTGGCCATATCTACACCACGATTGCAGCCGATGTGCTGGCCCGTTTTAAACGTCTGAGCGGTGAGAACGTCTTCTTTCTGACCGGCGTGGATGAGCATGGGCAAAAGGTGCAGCAGGCGGCGGAAGCGCGTGGCATTGAGCCGATTGAGTTGGCCAATCAGGTGGTGGCGCGTTACGAGAGCCTATGGCCTGAACTCTCCATCAGTAATGATGATTTTATCCGTACCAGTTCCGAGCGCCATAAGAAGGGTGTGCAGGCGATGTGGCGCAGGCTTGAAAATGCCGGTGCGATCTACAAAGATTTCTATGAAGACTGGTACTGCGTACCATGTGAAAGTTACTGGACTGAAACTCAGCTCAAAGATGCCGAGTGCTGGGAATCCAAAGGCTGTCCGGACTGTAAACGGGAAGTGGAGAAGATTCAGGAGGAGTCATACTTTTTCCGCCTGAGCGCTTTTCAGGATCGTCTTGTTGAACATATCAAAGCCAATGATGATTTTATTATGCCGCTCTCACGCCGTAATGAGGTGCTCAGCTTTGTTGAGGGTGGTTTGAGGGATCTCTCCGTATCCCGCACCACCTTCTCATGGGGCGTGCCTGTACCCGGTGATGAGAAGCATGTGATCTATGTCTGGATCGATGCGCTGACCAACTACCTCTCCGGTCTGGGCTTCCCTGATCAGGAGGTGCCGGAGCACTGGCCTGCTGATGTTCAACTGATCGGTAAAGATATTCTCCGTTTTCATGCCGTCTATTGGTGTGCGATGCTGATGGCAGCAGATCTGCCGCTGCCTAAGCGTGTCTATGCGCATGGCTGGTGGACTGTCGAAGGCGAGAAAATGAGTAAATCAAAAGGCAATGCGCTGCGTCCTGCCGATCTGCTGGCTGAATATGATGCCGATGTGATTCGTTACTTCCTGCTGCGCGAAGTGCCGTTTGGGCATGATGGGGATTTCTCATTTACTGCGCTCAAACAGCGCTATAACTCCGAATTGGCCAATGATGTCGGCAACCTTCTGAACCGATCACTGGCGATGCTGAACAAGTATCGTGATGGTGTCCTTGCTGAGGTGGATGAACTGACAGACGCTGATCGGGCGCTGATTGCTGATGTGAATGGCATGCAGGTTGATGTGGCTGAGGCGCTTGATCGACAGGCATTTCATCTGGCCATTGAGCGGATCAGCGTTGTGGTGCGTCATGGTAACCGCTATGTCGAAGAGAGCGCGCCCTGGGCACTGGCCAAGCAGGGCGATGACAAACGTCTGAACACCGTGCTTTACCATCTGGTGGAGACACTGCGTCTGGTAGCGCTACAGCTTCTGCCATTCATGCCGACCAAGATGGGGCTTATGCTTTCTCAGATTTATAACCGGGAAGTTGATATCGAAACGATCTTATATGCTGAACAGGGTGGCTGGGGTCTTCTAAAAGCCGGGCATCAGTGCGCCAAGCCGAGTCCGATCTTTCCGCGTATGGATTAG
- a CDS encoding DUF2062 domain-containing protein: MPRRLLKKIMPDHKKIREHKHLRCFGTLLHNPALWHMNRHSVAKAFAVGLFFAWVPVPFQMVLAAGGAILFHANLPLSIVLVWLTNPLTMPPMFYGAYKLGAWLLGEELQHFEMELSFAWLQHEMSLIWAPFLIGCLVLGIVSALLGFFGIQIAWRRMVVKRWRKRHLRHGRLS, encoded by the coding sequence GTGCCAAGACGGCTACTGAAAAAGATTATGCCTGATCATAAAAAGATCAGAGAGCACAAACATCTGCGCTGCTTCGGCACGCTTCTGCATAATCCGGCACTGTGGCATATGAATCGTCACTCTGTTGCTAAAGCCTTCGCTGTCGGTCTCTTCTTTGCCTGGGTGCCGGTGCCATTTCAGATGGTGCTGGCTGCCGGTGGTGCTATCCTCTTTCATGCCAATCTTCCACTCTCAATTGTGCTGGTCTGGCTGACCAATCCGCTCACCATGCCGCCGATGTTTTATGGCGCCTATAAGCTGGGCGCGTGGCTACTCGGTGAAGAGCTGCAACATTTTGAAATGGAGCTCTCATTTGCCTGGTTGCAGCATGAGATGTCACTGATCTGGGCACCGTTCCTGATTGGTTGTCTGGTGCTTGGTATTGTATCGGCGCTGCTCGGTTTCTTCGGTATTCAGATCGCCTGGCGCCGGATGGTGGTGAAACGTTGGCGCAAAAGGCATCTTCGGCATGGTCGCCTCAGCTGA
- a CDS encoding fructosamine kinase family protein, producing the protein MVASAELWSLISESLHNITGCGAITDSHALSGGSINSAYRVNTEEGVPYFVKLNTLSSLSMFEAESDGLDELVAANAIRVPLAVTTGSGAGHSWLVSEYINLGSGESTSQRLLGLQMAALHRNSDSSFGWYRDNTIGSTAQINTESDSWVDFYRDNRLKFQLDLAARNGFTGSLQSKGERLLADLDSFFTDYSPQPSLLHGDLWGGNAAFDEQGQPLIFDPAVYYGDREADVAMTELFGGFSTEFYAAYNDSWQLDTGYRVRKTLYNLYHILNHANLFAGGYAAQAESMMDQLLSEI; encoded by the coding sequence ATGGTCGCCTCAGCTGAACTCTGGAGCCTGATCTCCGAGTCGCTGCACAATATCACTGGCTGTGGTGCAATCACTGATTCACACGCACTCTCCGGCGGCAGTATCAATTCGGCATATCGGGTCAACACAGAAGAGGGGGTACCCTATTTTGTCAAACTCAACACACTTTCGTCACTGTCGATGTTTGAGGCAGAGTCTGACGGTCTTGATGAGCTGGTCGCTGCCAACGCCATACGGGTGCCGTTGGCGGTAACCACAGGCAGTGGAGCAGGGCACAGCTGGCTGGTGAGTGAGTATATTAATCTTGGCAGCGGTGAGAGCACTTCCCAACGGCTGCTTGGTCTGCAGATGGCTGCCCTGCACCGGAATAGTGACAGCAGTTTCGGCTGGTATCGCGACAACACCATCGGCTCAACGGCGCAGATTAACACGGAGTCGGATAGCTGGGTGGATTTCTATCGCGACAATCGTCTGAAATTCCAACTCGATCTTGCCGCCAGAAACGGCTTCACCGGTTCACTGCAGTCCAAGGGTGAACGCCTGCTTGCCGATCTCGATAGCTTTTTCACCGACTATTCACCGCAGCCTTCACTGCTGCATGGTGACCTCTGGGGTGGTAATGCTGCCTTTGATGAGCAGGGGCAGCCGCTGATCTTTGATCCGGCCGTCTATTACGGTGACCGTGAGGCCGATGTCGCCATGACTGAACTGTTTGGCGGTTTTAGCACCGAGTTTTATGCGGCATACAATGATTCATGGCAGCTGGATACTGGATACAGAGTGCGTAAAACACTCTACAATCTCTATCACATCCTCAATCACGCCAATCTCTTCGCTGGTGGTTACGCCGCACAAGCCGAATCGATGATGGATCAACTCCTATCTGAAATCTAA
- a CDS encoding TldD/PmbA family protein, translating to MSHSDTIKSISGHAERLVACAKQAGAIYVDALAVCDTGDSVSIRNGAVESVEREDAQGMGLRAFVETGRGLAFATASSSDLSEAGLKRLADQVVAMARISEPDPDAVPPVGADHPNADELAAWRARYPDQDHGWSIEKARDAAMQCEEIARNYSAEISNSEGADASFGSSHVAYASSDGFAADYAKSSASLSVSVIAGSGEGMQRDYAWHRAFHASDLKTPEMIAHEAAKRAIAMLNPGSMESGRTTVIFEPRTATSMLGHLIGAINGRAVLQERTFLADALNQSIFPEFVRIEDNPDHPDGMGNRLFDGEGTRCTGRNIIDHGRLNCFLTDRYTAKRLKQPETGSAMRGLTGDIGIGSSNLIWHPGQQTQEQMFAEIGNGLLVTEMIGFGVNGVTGDYSRGAAGFLIENGKIVRPVSGITIAGNLKEMFANIEMVGSDLTWFGSSAVPSIAISGMTVAGQ from the coding sequence ATGAGCCACTCTGACACCATTAAATCGATCAGTGGCCATGCAGAACGTCTGGTTGCATGTGCCAAACAAGCCGGAGCCATCTATGTCGATGCACTGGCGGTCTGTGATACCGGTGACTCGGTAAGTATCCGCAACGGTGCCGTTGAGTCGGTTGAACGCGAGGATGCACAGGGCATGGGGCTGCGCGCCTTTGTTGAAACCGGTAGAGGACTGGCCTTTGCCACCGCCTCAAGCTCCGACCTCTCTGAGGCAGGTCTGAAAAGACTTGCTGATCAGGTTGTGGCCATGGCCAGGATCTCAGAACCCGATCCCGATGCAGTTCCACCTGTTGGTGCAGACCACCCGAATGCAGATGAACTGGCTGCATGGCGTGCCCGCTATCCCGATCAGGATCACGGCTGGAGTATTGAGAAAGCGCGTGATGCAGCGATGCAGTGCGAAGAGATCGCCCGCAACTACTCAGCAGAGATCAGTAATTCAGAGGGAGCCGATGCAAGCTTTGGCAGCAGCCATGTTGCCTACGCCTCCAGTGATGGTTTTGCAGCCGATTATGCCAAATCCTCAGCTTCACTCAGTGTTTCAGTGATTGCAGGCAGTGGTGAAGGGATGCAGCGCGATTACGCCTGGCACCGCGCCTTTCACGCTTCCGATCTGAAAACTCCGGAAATGATCGCTCACGAAGCAGCCAAACGTGCGATTGCTATGCTCAACCCCGGCAGCATGGAGAGTGGGCGCACCACCGTCATCTTTGAACCACGCACTGCCACCTCGATGCTCGGTCATCTGATCGGAGCCATTAACGGGCGTGCTGTCCTGCAGGAGCGCACCTTTCTTGCCGACGCATTAAACCAATCGATTTTCCCCGAGTTTGTCCGCATTGAAGATAACCCGGATCACCCCGATGGCATGGGTAACCGCCTGTTTGATGGCGAAGGCACCCGTTGTACTGGCCGTAACATTATCGATCATGGGCGCCTGAACTGCTTTCTCACCGACCGTTATACCGCCAAACGCCTCAAACAACCGGAGACCGGTAGTGCCATGCGCGGCCTGACCGGTGATATCGGTATCGGCTCCTCCAACCTGATCTGGCATCCTGGCCAGCAGACGCAGGAGCAGATGTTTGCAGAGATCGGCAACGGCCTGCTGGTCACCGAAATGATCGGTTTCGGCGTTAATGGTGTTACCGGTGACTACTCACGCGGTGCAGCAGGCTTCCTGATTGAGAATGGTAAAATCGTTCGGCCGGTATCCGGCATCACCATTGCCGGAAACCTGAAAGAGATGTTTGCCAATATCGAGATGGTCGGCTCCGACCTGACCTGGTTCGGCTCTTCTGCCGTACCGAGCATTGCCATCTCCGGCATGACCGTCGCAGGTCAGTAA
- the tldD gene encoding metalloprotease TldD, which translates to MPDQNLDTPPVSIETLQSVLSHMLPAGADDGDLYLEHSVSESLALEEGRVKHVSASTHQGLGARVIKGEAAGHAFTDRLDSDALMQAAGSARAIAESGQQRPPVAIHKATPPPLLYEGSNPAAGLDFTQRKTLLERLDQLARSLDPRVKQVFANVSSSFSDIHIVRMDGAFIHDARPLVRLNVSVVVEQNGKRETGSAGGGGRFSLHRFTDDDQAEELVRKAVRLALLNLDAHDAPAGTMPVVLGPGWPGILLHEAIGHGLEGDFNRKGTSVFSDKLGQRVAAKGITVVDDGTIAERRGSLNVDDEGTSSQRNILIEDGILTGYLLDRQNARLMGKASTGNGRRESYAHPVLPRMTNTFMLAGSDSPDDILSSLDKGIYAVNFGGGQVDITSGKFVFTTSEAYYVENGKIQYPVKGATLIGAGHEVLQKVSMIGNDLELDPGVGTCGKGGQSVPVGVGLPTLRIDELTVGGTEA; encoded by the coding sequence ATGCCTGATCAAAACTTAGATACCCCTCCAGTCTCCATTGAAACCCTTCAATCCGTCCTTTCGCACATGCTTCCGGCCGGTGCCGACGATGGTGACCTCTACCTTGAACATAGTGTTTCAGAATCACTGGCACTTGAAGAGGGACGCGTCAAACATGTCTCTGCATCCACCCATCAGGGGCTTGGTGCACGTGTCATTAAAGGCGAAGCGGCAGGTCACGCCTTTACAGACCGCCTTGATTCTGATGCCCTGATGCAGGCTGCAGGTTCGGCTCGTGCCATTGCCGAGAGTGGTCAGCAGCGGCCTCCTGTCGCTATTCACAAAGCCACGCCACCCCCCCTGCTCTATGAGGGCAGCAATCCGGCTGCAGGACTCGACTTCACCCAACGCAAAACGCTGCTTGAGCGGCTGGATCAGCTGGCCAGAAGCCTCGATCCACGTGTTAAACAGGTCTTTGCCAACGTCTCATCCTCATTCTCCGATATTCATATTGTGCGCATGGATGGCGCGTTCATTCATGATGCCAGACCACTGGTGCGGCTGAATGTATCGGTCGTGGTTGAGCAGAACGGCAAACGCGAAACCGGCAGTGCCGGTGGCGGCGGCCGCTTCTCACTGCACCGCTTCACTGATGATGATCAGGCTGAAGAGCTGGTGCGCAAGGCGGTACGCTTAGCCCTGTTGAATCTCGATGCCCATGATGCGCCGGCTGGCACCATGCCGGTGGTACTTGGCCCCGGCTGGCCCGGCATTCTGCTGCATGAAGCGATCGGCCATGGCCTTGAGGGTGATTTCAACCGCAAGGGAACCTCCGTATTCTCCGATAAGCTTGGCCAACGCGTTGCCGCCAAGGGTATTACCGTGGTTGATGATGGCACCATCGCCGAGCGCCGTGGTTCGCTCAATGTCGATGATGAAGGCACCTCCAGCCAGCGCAATATACTGATTGAGGATGGTATCCTGACCGGTTATTTGCTGGATCGGCAGAATGCCCGTCTGATGGGCAAGGCCTCCACCGGCAACGGTCGCCGAGAATCCTATGCCCATCCGGTGCTGCCACGTATGACCAACACCTTTATGTTAGCCGGCAGTGATTCACCCGATGATATCCTCAGCTCCCTCGATAAAGGGATCTATGCCGTCAACTTTGGTGGCGGTCAGGTTGATATCACCTCGGGTAAATTTGTATTCACCACCTCGGAAGCCTACTACGTGGAGAACGGCAAGATTCAGTACCCGGTTAAAGGGGCAACGCTGATCGGCGCTGGCCATGAAGTGCTGCAGAAGGTCTCGATGATCGGCAACGATCTGGAACTTGATCCCGGTGTCGGCACATGCGGTAAAGGCGGCCAGTCGGTACCTGTCGGTGTGGGACTGCCTACCCTGCGCATTGATGAGTTAACCGTAGGAGGAACTGAAGCATGA
- a CDS encoding putative signal transducing protein — MVELMIVSDQVMLQVICDALASRSICFRVENSGMQALMPLPGVMDARILVDEDDLAAAEKILDDLELNG; from the coding sequence ATGGTTGAATTAATGATAGTTTCCGATCAGGTCATGTTGCAGGTGATTTGTGATGCACTGGCATCCAGATCAATCTGTTTTCGTGTTGAGAACAGTGGCATGCAGGCCTTGATGCCGCTACCGGGTGTGATGGATGCGCGCATCCTTGTCGATGAGGATGATCTGGCCGCGGCCGAAAAGATACTGGATGATCTGGAGTTGAATGGATGA
- a CDS encoding EI24 domain-containing protein: MIKGALAFLAGLKLLFQRSELRALLWRMLGLLFLFMVLLSTAAFWGVDYLATLWIPQGDAWYWQLLSWFVWLLALLLALISGAIAYVTLGSAAVAPWLDELAGRTEMISGQSVRPEPVPWLTLVLQSLTNSLRPLLGLLLWGGAALLFFWLPPVATAIWSYGCVRFLMYELIDTPASRRNWDFAGRKIRLNEKRWFYLGFAGLAALMLMVPVLNLAVIPAAVVGLSSVIKEPQES; this comes from the coding sequence ATGATTAAAGGTGCATTGGCTTTTCTGGCAGGACTGAAACTTCTCTTTCAACGCAGTGAGTTGCGGGCACTGTTGTGGCGCATGCTGGGTCTGCTGTTTCTATTTATGGTGCTGCTCTCCACGGCGGCCTTCTGGGGTGTCGACTATCTTGCTACGCTGTGGATTCCGCAAGGTGATGCCTGGTACTGGCAGCTGCTCTCATGGTTTGTCTGGCTGCTGGCCCTGCTGCTGGCCTTGATCAGTGGCGCAATTGCCTATGTGACACTTGGTTCGGCAGCGGTGGCACCGTGGCTGGATGAGCTGGCCGGGCGTACAGAGATGATATCCGGGCAGTCGGTGCGCCCCGAACCTGTCCCATGGCTGACACTGGTGCTACAGAGCCTGACCAACTCTCTGCGACCACTGCTGGGGCTGCTGCTGTGGGGTGGGGCAGCACTACTCTTTTTCTGGTTACCACCAGTGGCCACTGCAATCTGGAGTTATGGCTGTGTTCGTTTTCTGATGTATGAGTTGATTGATACACCGGCCTCGCGCCGAAACTGGGACTTTGCCGGACGAAAAATACGACTGAATGAAAAGCGCTGGTTCTATCTCGGTTTTGCAGGCCTTGCCGCATTGATGCTGATGGTGCCAGTTCTTAATCTGGCCGTGATTCCTGCTGCAGTTGTCGGGCTCTCCAGCGTTATCAAGGAGCCTCAGGAGTCCTGA
- a CDS encoding ATP-binding protein: MHSFIIKQKFIFIGIGCGIAVWLLDSAIDSAFFSHEPFLEQLLSPSTFEIYIRSLLFILFLLFGIYAQLSTNKLDISNAHLMKLSSAINQTEEAICITDRHGVIEFVNPAFTKLSGFTIAEALGKRANIQKSGKHDAVFYSEMASTIESACTWQKRIINKRKDGSLYPAMMSISPILNGRGEITHFIGLQQNLESHEKLEQQFYQAQKMEAVGTLVGGIAHDFNNSLAAITGNIFLIKDEIEDRPEIVSQLEGIENLAFSAAEMIQQLLAFSRRGTITMQPIGLNGYLKEIGKLHKSSTPEHINFILDISREPMTISGDIHLLHQVILNMINNARDAVAETSEPEICLKLEKISVTDAFRKQHPDADAPVYACVSIRDNGCGISREDREKIFEPFFTTKEVGKGTGLGLSMALGAVQSHGGFISTELDGETLFNVYLPLTDQSGSKIAFEKESTLISGHGETILLVDDDLGLLTTGREILKRLNYQVVTAADGAMAVELYKSYRERIDLIIIDAVMPKLGGSDALFEIRKINPDVKALFISGYDKIDRAAGNSNSETEIQLSKPFEISTFSRLIHERLQDS; the protein is encoded by the coding sequence ATGCACTCATTTATAATAAAGCAGAAATTCATATTTATCGGCATTGGCTGCGGCATCGCGGTATGGCTTCTCGATTCAGCCATCGATTCAGCCTTTTTCTCTCACGAACCCTTTCTCGAACAGCTGTTATCCCCTTCAACGTTTGAAATTTATATACGCAGTCTGCTGTTTATCCTGTTTCTGCTATTCGGTATTTATGCGCAGCTCTCCACCAACAAACTCGATATCTCCAATGCTCACCTGATGAAACTCTCCAGCGCCATCAACCAGACCGAGGAGGCGATCTGCATCACCGACAGGCATGGTGTTATCGAGTTTGTGAATCCCGCATTCACAAAACTCTCAGGCTTCACCATTGCAGAGGCCCTTGGCAAGCGGGCAAACATTCAGAAGAGCGGCAAACACGATGCCGTTTTTTACAGCGAGATGGCATCAACTATTGAGAGTGCCTGCACGTGGCAAAAAAGAATCATCAATAAGCGCAAGGATGGTTCACTCTATCCTGCCATGATGAGTATCTCCCCTATCCTCAATGGTCGAGGTGAGATCACCCACTTCATCGGCCTGCAACAGAATCTCGAGAGCCATGAAAAACTGGAGCAACAGTTCTATCAGGCCCAGAAGATGGAGGCTGTCGGCACGCTGGTTGGTGGTATCGCCCATGATTTCAACAACTCCCTGGCAGCCATTACCGGCAACATCTTCCTGATCAAGGATGAGATAGAAGATCGTCCCGAGATAGTTTCGCAGCTTGAAGGCATTGAGAATCTCGCTTTCTCAGCAGCTGAGATGATCCAGCAACTGCTCGCTTTTTCACGTCGTGGCACCATCACCATGCAACCGATCGGTCTTAATGGTTACCTGAAGGAGATAGGCAAGCTTCACAAAAGCAGCACGCCCGAACATATCAATTTTATCCTCGATATCTCCAGAGAGCCGATGACCATCTCCGGTGACATCCATCTTCTGCATCAGGTGATCCTGAATATGATCAATAACGCACGCGATGCTGTTGCAGAAACCAGTGAACCTGAGATTTGTCTTAAACTTGAGAAAATCAGCGTGACCGATGCATTCCGAAAACAACATCCTGATGCAGATGCCCCGGTTTATGCCTGTGTGAGCATTCGTGACAATGGTTGTGGCATCAGCAGAGAAGACCGCGAAAAAATCTTTGAACCGTTCTTCACCACCAAAGAAGTCGGCAAAGGCACAGGGCTGGGGCTCTCCATGGCACTCGGCGCAGTGCAAAGCCATGGCGGTTTTATCTCCACTGAACTGGACGGAGAGACACTGTTTAATGTCTACCTGCCGTTAACCGATCAGTCAGGCAGTAAGATAGCATTTGAGAAAGAGAGTACGTTGATCAGTGGCCATGGCGAGACCATCCTGCTGGTGGATGATGATCTTGGTCTGCTCACCACAGGACGCGAGATCCTGAAAAGACTGAATTACCAGGTTGTCACAGCAGCCGATGGTGCAATGGCTGTCGAGTTATACAAATCCTACAGAGAGCGCATCGACCTGATTATTATTGATGCTGTGATGCCTAAGCTGGGCGGTTCAGATGCACTGTTTGAAATTCGCAAAATCAACCCTGACGTCAAAGCCCTGTTTATCAGCGGTTATGATAAAATTGATCGTGCCGCAGGCAATTCAAACAGCGAAACAGAGATTCAGCTCTCCAAACCATTTGAAATCAGCACGTTCAGCCGTCTGATTCATGAACGTCTTCAGGACTCCTGA
- the hflK gene encoding FtsH protease activity modulator HflK, with amino-acid sequence MPWSNNDNNQNQNPWGNRGNGSGGGNQTPPDLDEVIRRLQERFGGFFGGGSGGSTSGGGAPNLSKGLISGVLAAVVLFWGMTGFYMVAADEEAVVLRFGKHAATKGPGLNWAIPYPIETVEKLPVTRVQRLEIGFRQFSDGAIRKRANESLMLTKDENIVDISFIIQYKIKSVEDFLFNIDSATKTVRDVGESAIREVIGRTLIDDVLTTKKAEVEVETQSLIQQILDGYEAGISVSTVKLQDVQPPERVIKEFKDVASAREDRERAKNEAQAYANDIIPNARGEGKKMVLDAEAYGKAVVERAKGEADRFNSILTAYRLAPEVTRKRLYMDTMQEVLSRADKIIIDGAVAGSVLPYLPLDRVKNKVEVKR; translated from the coding sequence ATGCCCTGGAGCAACAATGATAACAATCAGAATCAGAACCCGTGGGGTAACCGCGGCAATGGTAGCGGTGGTGGTAACCAGACCCCTCCCGATCTCGATGAGGTGATCCGTCGCCTGCAGGAGCGCTTTGGCGGCTTCTTCGGTGGTGGCAGTGGTGGTTCGACTTCCGGCGGTGGCGCTCCAAATCTGAGCAAAGGTTTGATCTCCGGTGTGCTGGCGGCAGTCGTACTGTTCTGGGGAATGACAGGCTTTTATATGGTAGCAGCCGATGAGGAGGCCGTAGTTCTCCGTTTCGGTAAACATGCGGCGACCAAGGGTCCGGGCTTGAACTGGGCGATTCCATATCCGATTGAAACGGTTGAAAAACTTCCTGTAACACGTGTTCAACGACTGGAGATTGGTTTCCGTCAGTTCTCTGATGGTGCGATCCGTAAACGCGCTAATGAGTCATTGATGTTGACCAAAGATGAAAATATCGTCGATATCTCATTCATCATTCAATACAAGATCAAAAGTGTTGAGGATTTCCTCTTTAATATCGACAGCGCCACCAAAACGGTGCGTGATGTGGGTGAGTCTGCAATTCGTGAAGTGATCGGTCGTACCTTGATCGATGATGTGCTGACGACCAAGAAAGCGGAAGTGGAAGTGGAGACGCAGAGTCTGATTCAGCAGATTCTTGATGGCTATGAAGCCGGTATCTCGGTAAGTACGGTCAAGTTGCAGGATGTACAGCCACCTGAACGTGTGATCAAAGAGTTCAAGGATGTGGCAAGTGCGCGAGAGGATCGCGAGCGTGCCAAGAATGAGGCTCAGGCCTATGCCAACGATATTATTCCTAATGCCCGTGGTGAAGGTAAGAAGATGGTTCTTGATGCTGAAGCCTATGGTAAAGCGGTTGTTGAACGCGCCAAGGGTGAAGCTGATCGTTTTAATAGTATCCTGACTGCTTACAGGCTTGCACCTGAAGTGACCCGCAAACGTCTCTATATGGATACCATGCAGGAAGTATTAAGTCGTGCTGACAAAATTATTATTGATGGCGCTGTAGCTGGCAGTGTGTTGCCGTATCTTCCGCTCGACCGAGTGAAGAATAAGGTGGAGGTGAAGCGATGA
- the hflC gene encoding protease modulator HflC has protein sequence MSPKQTLIAIVAVAVATIIGMSAFVVDQREQALVLQFGNPKDVVKDAGLHFKLPWQSVETFDSRLLESDVPPNEVITKDKKSILVDNYARWRITDPLKVYQVARTQTGVAARMDDVVRGKVREVLGQHTLHEIVSGGDKATLRVELMQTIRDRADEGVKDYGITIIDVRIKRADLPQENSEAVFQRMKAERNRIAKEYRSEGEEAAKEIRATAEKTQKTILAEAYKQSEILRGKADALTTAIYAKAYDRDPKFYAFTRSLEGYRKSIDENTRLVISPDSEFFNFFQQSRKQ, from the coding sequence ATGAGCCCGAAACAGACCCTGATAGCGATTGTAGCGGTGGCAGTAGCCACCATCATCGGCATGAGTGCATTTGTAGTGGATCAGCGTGAACAGGCGCTGGTGCTGCAGTTCGGTAATCCCAAGGATGTTGTGAAGGATGCAGGCCTGCATTTCAAACTTCCATGGCAGAGCGTGGAGACTTTTGATTCTCGCCTGCTTGAGAGTGATGTGCCGCCCAATGAAGTGATCACCAAGGATAAAAAATCGATTCTGGTGGACAACTATGCTCGCTGGCGTATTACCGATCCGTTGAAGGTCTATCAGGTCGCACGTACCCAGACTGGTGTGGCTGCCCGTATGGATGATGTGGTGCGTGGTAAAGTACGTGAGGTGCTGGGCCAGCATACCCTGCACGAGATCGTCTCCGGTGGTGACAAGGCGACCCTGCGTGTTGAGTTGATGCAGACGATTCGTGATCGTGCTGATGAGGGCGTCAAGGATTACGGCATCACCATTATTGATGTGCGTATCAAACGTGCTGATCTGCCCCAGGAGAACTCGGAAGCAGTGTTCCAGCGTATGAAAGCTGAGCGTAACCGTATTGCCAAGGAGTATCGCTCCGAGGGTGAAGAGGCTGCCAAAGAGATTCGCGCCACAGCTGAAAAGACTCAGAAGACTATTCTGGCTGAAGCCTATAAGCAGTCCGAGATTCTTCGTGGTAAAGCTGATGCTTTGACCACAGCGATCTATGCCAAGGCTTATGACAGGGATCCCAAGTTCTACGCCTTTACCCGCTCGCTTGAGGGCTATCGTAAATCGATTGACGAGAATACACGTCTGGTGATCTCACCGGATTCTGAATTCTTCAACTTCTTCCAGCAGTCCAGGAAACAATAG
- a CDS encoding DUF2065 domain-containing protein, whose protein sequence is MDDLWTALGLVLVIEGAFYALFPQGMIDMMRRLPDIPARSIRVAGIVAVAIGWLVVRLVRD, encoded by the coding sequence ATGGATGATCTCTGGACCGCTTTAGGTCTGGTGCTGGTGATAGAGGGGGCGTTTTACGCCCTCTTTCCTCAAGGCATGATCGATATGATGCGCAGGCTTCCTGATATTCCGGCCCGCTCTATTCGCGTCGCAGGCATTGTGGCCGTTGCTATCGGCTGGTTAGTCGTTCGCCTGGTGCGCGACTGA